A region from the Aeromicrobium choanae genome encodes:
- a CDS encoding helix-turn-helix domain-containing protein translates to MTSLARPLDPSVAVKVVAATGGNPLALVDLAAELTVRELTESSFGDEPLPIGRHLEQHYLRQVRRLPVPEQLWLVIAAAEASGQLDVISAAAAELSLPPDSGDAAEIGGLVQLGRSVSFRHPLVRSAAYNAATGRDRRRVHRALAVIAEKLGNAEQSAWHSAKATLGTDEEVAQQLELVADLAAARGGFVSRARVLVEAASLTPPGGRKYARLVGAAEAALAAGSGQLAKDLLDEIDEDLLDPVDRGRLISVGADYSMFVAAPSLVTAAAEMLVAADCFHGEDDDLEQTSLIRAWEWALPPERLAEGFSWDALGARLLAGADVKEGKPATILRGISAIILKPYAEAVPTVRNALDVFDEMSADELLQYGQSAIALATYLWDLEARSRIMQRWADAARDAGSLNKLDTALWVLSLTEVVGGTPRRAVQYMEQVRELRRAIGWDAEHVINVAVLAWSTTARTQVGEIAAMTRDMGFGGVQATAMASLATTEIAEGGYADAYARLKPFVDDPFFHVTAMMWPDFAEAAVHSGHTAEAVATVEKLETIARLSGSSWAAGVAWRARALLGDHGLGADPQVESGEVEASFTHSIQALEGSQALVDLGRAHLGLGEWLRRTKRRRDARPHLHAAADLFARAGAEPYVARANRELEATGEPARDSDPGRPGNLTEQELTVAELAASGRTNAEIAATMFLSANTIDYHLRKVYRKLEISSRRQLADRLGDR, encoded by the coding sequence ATGACTTCGCTCGCGCGGCCCCTGGACCCCTCCGTCGCCGTCAAGGTCGTGGCCGCCACGGGCGGGAACCCCTTGGCGCTGGTCGATCTCGCCGCCGAGCTGACCGTCCGGGAGCTGACCGAGTCGAGCTTCGGTGACGAGCCACTCCCGATCGGTCGCCACCTGGAGCAGCACTACCTGCGCCAGGTCAGGAGGCTCCCCGTTCCTGAGCAGCTGTGGCTCGTGATCGCAGCAGCCGAGGCGTCGGGACAGCTGGACGTGATCAGCGCGGCCGCCGCGGAGCTGTCCCTCCCGCCGGACTCAGGGGATGCCGCGGAGATCGGCGGTCTGGTCCAGCTGGGGCGTTCGGTGAGCTTCCGGCACCCGCTCGTGAGGTCGGCGGCCTACAACGCGGCGACCGGCAGGGATCGGCGTCGAGTGCACCGTGCTCTCGCCGTGATCGCGGAGAAGCTCGGCAACGCCGAGCAGTCGGCGTGGCACTCCGCGAAGGCCACCCTCGGAACGGACGAGGAGGTCGCGCAGCAGCTGGAGCTCGTGGCCGATCTGGCCGCTGCCCGAGGTGGGTTCGTGTCACGTGCGCGGGTCCTGGTGGAAGCGGCGTCCCTGACGCCTCCGGGGGGTCGCAAGTACGCGCGACTCGTCGGAGCAGCCGAGGCGGCCCTCGCGGCAGGAAGCGGCCAGCTCGCCAAGGACCTGCTCGACGAGATCGACGAGGACCTGCTCGACCCCGTCGACCGCGGACGCCTGATCAGCGTCGGGGCCGACTACTCGATGTTCGTCGCTGCACCCTCACTCGTGACCGCGGCGGCCGAGATGCTGGTCGCCGCGGACTGCTTCCACGGCGAGGACGACGATCTCGAGCAGACCAGCCTCATCAGGGCGTGGGAGTGGGCGCTGCCGCCCGAGAGGCTGGCTGAGGGCTTCTCGTGGGACGCGCTCGGAGCTCGGCTCCTGGCAGGGGCCGACGTCAAGGAGGGCAAGCCCGCGACGATCCTGAGGGGCATCAGCGCGATCATCCTCAAGCCGTACGCGGAAGCCGTGCCCACCGTACGGAACGCCCTGGACGTCTTCGACGAGATGAGCGCTGACGAGCTCCTGCAGTACGGGCAGTCGGCGATCGCGTTGGCGACCTACCTCTGGGACCTCGAGGCACGCAGCCGGATCATGCAGCGCTGGGCCGACGCCGCCCGCGACGCCGGGTCGCTCAACAAGCTCGACACCGCCCTGTGGGTTCTCTCGCTCACGGAGGTGGTGGGTGGAACACCCAGACGCGCCGTCCAGTACATGGAGCAGGTGCGCGAGCTCCGACGCGCCATCGGGTGGGACGCCGAGCACGTCATCAACGTCGCAGTCCTGGCGTGGTCGACGACCGCCAGGACGCAGGTGGGCGAGATCGCGGCGATGACCCGCGACATGGGATTCGGCGGCGTCCAGGCCACGGCGATGGCGAGCCTGGCGACCACCGAGATCGCCGAGGGTGGGTACGCCGACGCCTACGCACGGTTGAAGCCCTTCGTCGATGACCCCTTCTTCCACGTGACTGCCATGATGTGGCCCGACTTCGCCGAGGCGGCGGTGCACAGTGGTCACACCGCCGAAGCCGTCGCGACGGTCGAGAAGCTCGAGACGATCGCTCGACTGAGCGGGTCCTCCTGGGCCGCGGGGGTCGCGTGGAGAGCACGGGCGCTGCTGGGCGACCACGGACTCGGTGCCGATCCGCAGGTGGAGAGCGGTGAGGTCGAGGCGTCCTTCACCCACTCGATCCAAGCGCTGGAGGGCTCGCAGGCCCTGGTGGACCTGGGCCGCGCACACCTGGGTCTCGGCGAGTGGCTGCGTCGCACGAAGCGGCGCCGCGATGCCCGACCGCACCTTCACGCGGCGGCCGACCTGTTCGCGCGGGCCGGCGCGGAGCCCTACGTCGCCCGCGCGAACCGGGAGCTCGAGGCGACGGGCGAGCCGGCTCGGGACTCAGATCCGGGGCGGCCGGGCAACCTGACCGAGCAGGAGCTGACCGTCGCCGAGCTTGCGGCGTCCGGCCGCACCAACGCCGAGATCGCGGCGACGATGTTCCTCAGCGCGAACACCATCGACTATCACCTTCGGAAGGTCTACCGAAAGCTGGAGATCTCCTCGCGCAGGCAGCTCGCGGACAGGCTCGGCGACAGGTGA
- a CDS encoding ATP-binding protein — protein MHDRDVEPDAGPPQAALGGTARPPFFGRDAELSRIRSLCHHARNGRGGSLLLLGEPGIGKTSVLQAATRDLRDVLLVEVRGYEAEMAMPFAAVQRLVRPLLSHVDLLPEQHRHALQVASGRTDGHPPDRFLVGLGVLGLLASAGEARPVVCAVDDAHLLDAESLDVLGFVGRRLEGESAVLLIAGRETTSIVSHVAGVPTMAVAGLPPTSRSDC, from the coding sequence ATGCACGATCGCGACGTCGAGCCCGATGCCGGCCCGCCCCAGGCTGCTCTCGGTGGGACGGCCCGCCCGCCGTTCTTCGGACGGGACGCGGAGCTGTCCCGGATCCGCAGCCTGTGCCACCACGCGAGGAACGGCCGAGGTGGGTCGCTCCTGCTCCTCGGCGAACCCGGCATCGGCAAGACGTCGGTGCTGCAGGCCGCGACGCGGGACCTGCGCGACGTGCTGCTGGTGGAAGTCCGCGGGTACGAGGCGGAGATGGCGATGCCGTTCGCAGCCGTGCAGCGACTCGTCCGACCGCTGCTGTCCCACGTGGATCTCCTTCCCGAGCAGCATCGGCACGCCCTGCAGGTCGCGTCCGGCCGGACGGACGGGCACCCGCCTGATCGGTTCCTGGTGGGACTCGGCGTGCTGGGGCTGCTCGCGTCCGCCGGCGAGGCTCGTCCCGTGGTGTGCGCCGTGGACGATGCCCATCTCCTCGATGCAGAGTCCTTGGACGTCCTCGGCTTCGTGGGACGCCGACTGGAAGGAGAGTCCGCCGTCCTGCTGATCGCTGGACGCGAGACGACGTCGATCGTGTCCCATGTCGCCGGCGTGCCCACCATGGCAGTGGCCGGGCTGCCCCCGACATCGCGGTCCGACTGCTGA
- a CDS encoding alpha/beta fold hydrolase translates to MPHVTVDDGAQIFYKDWGNEGTPVVLSHGWPLNADAWEATALFLAENGHRAIAHDRRGHGRSTQTWHGNEMDTYADDLACLVDKLELDDVTLVGHSTGGGEVVHYVGRHGTARVARLVLVGAVPPLMLRTDDNPEGLPIETFDGIRAGEKANRSQLYRDLADGPFFGHNRTGDIDQGFRDAFWLQSMACGHRAAYECIAAFSATDFRPDLERIDVPTLVIHGDDDQIVPFEVGGQRSAAMIDGAELKVYEGSGHALPDTDRDRLHRDLLAFIDD, encoded by the coding sequence ATGCCGCACGTGACGGTCGACGACGGAGCACAGATCTTCTACAAGGACTGGGGGAACGAGGGAACGCCCGTCGTTCTCAGCCACGGCTGGCCCCTGAATGCCGACGCGTGGGAGGCCACGGCTCTCTTCCTGGCCGAGAACGGCCACCGCGCGATCGCGCACGACCGACGTGGACACGGCCGGTCGACCCAGACCTGGCACGGCAACGAGATGGACACCTACGCCGACGACCTGGCGTGCCTCGTCGACAAGCTGGAGCTCGACGACGTCACCCTGGTCGGGCACTCGACCGGCGGTGGCGAGGTGGTCCACTACGTCGGCCGTCACGGGACCGCTCGTGTCGCCAGGCTCGTCCTGGTCGGCGCCGTGCCGCCGCTGATGCTGCGGACCGACGACAACCCCGAAGGTCTCCCCATCGAGACCTTCGACGGCATCCGTGCCGGCGAGAAGGCCAACCGCTCACAGCTCTACCGGGACCTGGCCGACGGACCCTTCTTCGGCCACAACCGCACGGGCGACATCGACCAGGGCTTCCGGGACGCCTTCTGGCTGCAGAGCATGGCGTGCGGACACCGAGCGGCGTACGAGTGCATCGCGGCCTTCTCGGCGACCGACTTCCGACCCGACCTGGAGCGGATCGACGTGCCGACGCTGGTCATCCACGGCGACGACGACCAGATCGTTCCCTTCGAGGTCGGGGGCCAGCGGTCGGCAGCCATGATCGACGGCGCCGAGCTCAAGGTCTACGAGGGCAGCGGACACGCGCTGCCCGACACGGACCGTGACCGGCTCCACCGTGACCTGCTCGCCTTCATCGACGACTGA
- a CDS encoding alpha/beta hydrolase encodes MHLTMSRGQARAAAAFTALALLLAAVVVAFDTRTSPVHGAGRAADGQDATRVLAAANATRKSLRGKKATVVLVHGAFADASGWTDVQSRLLDRGYTVHAWANPLRGVSSDGEYLRSFLGTIAGPIILVGHSYGGAVITQASTGNENVVSLVYVAAYALANGETVAQANELGGGHSDVIDSITVRPYPGAPEGDGDATIQPSRFRNVFAQDLPHRVTRTMATAQRPATLSSLVIPAGEPGYKTIPSYFLVAKEDRVIPPQAQAAMAQRAGARTSTYKSSHALLITRAKSVTDQILLADQQH; translated from the coding sequence ATGCACCTCACCATGTCCCGAGGCCAGGCCCGCGCGGCCGCAGCCTTCACCGCGCTCGCCCTGCTCCTCGCAGCCGTTGTCGTCGCGTTCGACACGCGGACCAGCCCCGTCCACGGCGCAGGCAGGGCGGCCGATGGCCAGGACGCCACCCGCGTCCTCGCCGCAGCCAACGCAACCCGGAAGTCGCTGAGGGGCAAGAAGGCGACGGTCGTCCTGGTGCACGGTGCGTTCGCCGACGCGTCCGGATGGACCGACGTCCAGAGCCGGCTGTTGGACCGGGGGTACACCGTCCACGCGTGGGCGAACCCGCTGCGTGGCGTGAGCTCCGACGGCGAGTACCTGCGCTCGTTCCTGGGGACGATCGCGGGACCGATCATCCTCGTGGGCCACTCGTACGGCGGCGCCGTCATCACGCAGGCCTCGACGGGCAACGAGAACGTCGTCTCGCTGGTCTACGTGGCGGCGTACGCGCTGGCGAACGGGGAGACCGTCGCCCAGGCCAACGAGCTCGGTGGTGGCCACAGCGACGTCATCGACAGCATCACCGTGCGTCCGTACCCCGGCGCACCGGAGGGCGACGGCGACGCCACGATCCAGCCGTCACGGTTCCGCAACGTCTTCGCCCAGGACCTGCCGCACCGGGTGACACGGACCATGGCGACGGCTCAGCGACCCGCCACCCTGTCCTCGCTGGTCATCCCGGCGGGCGAACCCGGCTACAAGACGATCCCGTCGTACTTCCTGGTCGCCAAGGAGGATCGCGTCATCCCGCCGCAGGCGCAGGCCGCGATGGCCCAGCGGGCCGGTGCGAGGACCAGCACCTACAAGAGCTCTCACGCACTGCTGATCACGCGTGCCAAGAGCGTCACCGACCAGATCCTGCTGGCCGACCAGCAGCACTGA
- a CDS encoding alpha/beta hydrolase, with the protein MSTQPDTIVLVHGLWVTPRSWEQWVQRFEERGYRVLTPAYPGFEVEVEALRADPSPIADCDITETIDHLADVVRSVENPPIIMGHSFGGTLTQMLLHRGLGAAGVVINSAPTEGVRVTPPSQVKSLFPALNNPANHHKAVEFTEKQFHYAFTNTLDEAAAKAAYDRYAIGAPGRWIWDYGLLANFKPGKQETWVDYDNDDRAPLLFIAGGEDHIMPPAVNRSNHRKYRKSKALTDFHLFEGRSHWTCAEPGWEDVADYALEWALEHARPTSDVSPDTV; encoded by the coding sequence ATGTCCACTCAGCCCGACACCATCGTCCTCGTCCACGGCCTCTGGGTCACCCCGCGCAGCTGGGAGCAGTGGGTGCAGCGGTTCGAGGAGCGTGGCTACCGCGTCCTCACTCCTGCCTACCCGGGCTTCGAGGTCGAGGTCGAAGCGCTCCGCGCAGATCCCAGCCCCATCGCCGACTGCGACATCACCGAGACGATCGACCACCTGGCCGACGTCGTGCGATCGGTGGAGAACCCGCCGATCATCATGGGGCACTCCTTCGGGGGGACGCTCACGCAGATGCTGCTGCACCGCGGACTCGGGGCGGCCGGCGTCGTGATCAACTCCGCACCCACCGAAGGAGTGCGCGTCACCCCGCCCTCGCAGGTCAAGTCGCTGTTCCCCGCGCTCAACAACCCGGCCAACCACCACAAGGCCGTCGAGTTCACCGAGAAGCAGTTCCACTACGCCTTCACGAACACGCTGGACGAGGCAGCGGCCAAGGCCGCCTACGACAGGTACGCGATCGGCGCGCCCGGACGGTGGATCTGGGACTACGGCCTCCTGGCGAACTTCAAGCCCGGCAAGCAGGAGACCTGGGTGGACTACGACAACGACGACCGCGCGCCGCTGCTCTTCATCGCCGGGGGCGAGGACCACATCATGCCGCCGGCGGTGAACCGGTCCAACCACCGCAAGTACAGGAAGAGCAAGGCCCTCACCGACTTCCATCTCTTCGAGGGCCGGTCCCACTGGACCTGCGCCGAGCCCGGCTGGGAGGACGTCGCCGACTACGCCCTCGAGTGGGCCCTCGAGCACGCGCGGCCCACCAGCGACGTCTCGCCGGACACCGTGTGA
- a CDS encoding MBL fold metallo-hydrolase, with translation MSDDVRLTHIGGPTVLVEVAGWRILTDPTFDPPGRTYSFGWGTSSTKVEGPAIEPRDLPDVDLVLLSHDHHADNLDGLGRALLARVPVTLTTRGGQRRLGSDQVRGLAPWQTTVVSAPGRPSLTVTATPCRHGPPLSRPVSGDVIGFDLTWEGKSTRGSFWMTGDTVLHGALRDAATRLDVDVALIHLGAVGFPLTGPLRYSMSGQDAIELIELLRPRVAVPVHFEGWSHFSQQERDLHAVLDAAPRDVLSRISWLTRGTPTVA, from the coding sequence GTGAGTGACGACGTGCGGCTCACCCACATCGGTGGGCCGACCGTCCTGGTCGAGGTGGCCGGCTGGCGGATCCTGACCGATCCCACCTTCGACCCGCCCGGCCGCACCTACTCCTTCGGGTGGGGCACCTCGTCCACGAAGGTCGAAGGGCCCGCCATCGAGCCGCGCGACCTGCCCGACGTCGATCTCGTGCTGCTCAGTCACGACCATCACGCCGACAACCTCGACGGCCTCGGACGCGCGCTGCTGGCGCGGGTGCCGGTGACCTTGACGACGCGTGGCGGACAGCGGCGCCTGGGCTCGGATCAGGTCCGTGGCCTGGCTCCGTGGCAGACCACCGTCGTGAGCGCCCCCGGTCGGCCGAGTCTCACCGTCACCGCCACTCCCTGCCGGCACGGCCCGCCCCTGAGCCGGCCGGTGAGTGGCGACGTCATCGGGTTCGACCTCACCTGGGAGGGCAAGTCGACCCGAGGCTCCTTCTGGATGACGGGGGACACCGTGCTCCACGGCGCCCTGCGTGACGCGGCCACGCGACTCGACGTGGACGTCGCCCTGATCCACCTGGGAGCGGTCGGGTTCCCCCTGACCGGACCCCTGCGCTACTCGATGAGCGGGCAGGACGCGATCGAGCTGATCGAGCTGCTTCGGCCGCGGGTCGCCGTGCCGGTCCACTTCGAGGGCTGGTCGCACTTCTCGCAGCAGGAGCGCGATCTCCACGCGGTGCTGGATGCCGCCCCTCGAGACGTGCTGAGCCGGATCAGCTGGTTGACGCGCGGGACTCCCACGGTGGCCTGA
- a CDS encoding YncE family protein, with product MPLSPRPTRIAATLAAAVTAAALVPSAAATGAAAGPDSLRDVMFVGNNWAGTASIVDAHDPKILKSGIDLVPDKAQELRDINRNPLRLITFTAVRVGPGQGHDQFVDDMFSTQDGRFLAVSRPSFADVVWIDIAKAVAGDSDSIVAEQPMDGYRSDHAGLSPDGKRLLVSDSVERQVIEFAMVDQTLPDGRSVKMGDRLRSFESGDTPHENNYTPDGQRIFHASIGSAYTAFDGPLGDWTKGDRWFEIVRNDDFGIDKRWDMGKELAEAGHLRMSSAVRPMAIAPGERFVYFQVSYFHGYVEFDTMAADINGKADYSTGKIAEPRTGAVTRLVPLPNRVPKMPITDYVNDSAHHGLSIDKDGTTLCVAGTMDDYAALVDRATGAPTFFDTATTGHSYLKPYWTTEGLNDTCWISLSDSDSVAVLDVRTKKEIAYLPVGDHPQRVRLGTVERALFG from the coding sequence ATGCCCCTGAGTCCACGCCCCACCCGCATCGCCGCCACCCTCGCCGCCGCCGTCACGGCGGCTGCCCTGGTCCCGTCCGCAGCGGCGACGGGCGCCGCCGCAGGCCCCGACTCGCTTCGCGACGTGATGTTCGTGGGCAACAACTGGGCGGGGACCGCCTCGATCGTGGACGCCCACGACCCGAAGATCCTCAAGTCGGGCATCGACCTGGTCCCGGACAAGGCGCAGGAGCTGCGGGACATCAACCGCAACCCCCTGCGCCTGATCACCTTCACGGCGGTCCGCGTCGGCCCCGGGCAGGGCCACGACCAGTTCGTCGACGACATGTTCAGCACCCAGGACGGCCGGTTCCTCGCCGTGTCTCGCCCGAGCTTCGCCGATGTCGTGTGGATCGACATCGCCAAGGCCGTCGCCGGCGACAGCGACTCGATCGTCGCGGAACAGCCCATGGACGGATACCGCAGCGACCACGCGGGCCTCTCCCCCGACGGCAAGCGACTCCTCGTCAGCGACTCCGTGGAGCGCCAAGTCATCGAGTTCGCCATGGTCGACCAGACCCTGCCCGACGGCCGGAGCGTCAAGATGGGCGATCGCCTCCGCAGCTTCGAGTCGGGCGACACCCCGCACGAGAACAACTACACCCCCGATGGCCAGCGCATCTTCCACGCGTCCATCGGCTCGGCCTACACGGCCTTCGACGGACCCCTCGGCGACTGGACCAAGGGAGACCGTTGGTTCGAGATCGTGCGCAACGACGACTTCGGCATCGACAAGCGCTGGGACATGGGCAAGGAGCTCGCCGAGGCGGGCCACCTGCGGATGAGCTCGGCCGTGCGGCCGATGGCGATCGCCCCGGGTGAGCGCTTCGTCTACTTCCAGGTCTCCTACTTCCACGGGTACGTCGAGTTCGACACGATGGCCGCGGACATCAACGGCAAGGCCGACTACTCGACCGGCAAGATCGCCGAGCCCCGCACGGGCGCCGTGACGCGCCTGGTCCCGCTGCCCAACCGGGTGCCCAAGATGCCCATCACCGACTACGTCAACGACTCCGCGCACCACGGTCTGTCCATCGACAAGGACGGAACGACCCTGTGCGTCGCCGGCACGATGGACGACTACGCAGCGCTCGTCGACCGGGCCACCGGCGCCCCGACGTTCTTCGACACCGCGACCACGGGGCACAGCTACCTCAAGCCGTACTGGACGACCGAGGGACTGAACGACACGTGCTGGATCTCGCTGTCGGACTCCGACTCCGTCGCCGTCCTCGACGTGCGGACGAAGAAGGAGATCGCCTACCTGCCCGTCGGCGACCACCCCCAGCGCGTGCGACTCGGAACCGTGGAGCGCGCCCTCTTCGGCTGA
- a CDS encoding DUF1304 domain-containing protein: MTMLVAGAILAGLAALLHVYIFVMESVTWTSAGTRATFGMSLEEAESTKQLAFNQGFYNLFLAIVTAVGIAYIVGDSTDVGVALVLAGIGSMAAAALVLLVSDPTKRGAAIKQGTLPLLGIIALLIGVLA; the protein is encoded by the coding sequence ATGACCATGCTCGTCGCCGGTGCGATCCTCGCGGGCCTCGCGGCCCTGCTGCACGTGTACATCTTCGTGATGGAGTCGGTCACCTGGACGAGCGCCGGCACGCGCGCCACGTTCGGGATGAGCCTCGAGGAGGCGGAGTCGACGAAGCAGCTGGCGTTCAACCAGGGCTTCTACAACCTGTTCCTCGCCATCGTCACCGCCGTCGGGATCGCGTACATCGTGGGTGACTCGACCGATGTCGGCGTGGCGCTCGTCCTCGCGGGGATCGGATCCATGGCCGCGGCGGCGCTCGTGCTCCTGGTGTCCGACCCGACCAAGCGCGGCGCGGCCATCAAGCAGGGCACGCTCCCGCTGCTGGGCATCATCGCGCTCCTGATCGGCGTCCTCGCCTGA
- a CDS encoding MFS transporter, with translation MSSVSSRRDELALSAAGLCLIGACYGLARFAYGLFVPAFRDEFTLGAAAAGTIAAGGYVVYCAAILASSTLTPRLGGRAVAVAAGSLATTGTLTIALAPSTPALVLGVLLGGASTGVVSPALAHAVAHTVAQERQGRIQTVINAGTGMGVAIAGPIALLTQQEWRAAWLAFAALSALATLGAALRVPRGERSGEREPLLPRPLLPAGSARLTVAAALAGVASAAVWTFGRDLMVTDGGLSEQGSTIAWILLGAFGVMGAAAGDLSSRYGLRAAWTATALVLSGATAAVAAWPGSLVAACLAMAAFGAAYIAASGLLLLWGTRVHPRSPAAGVGWGFLVLALGQAVGSVALGAVAEASSTRLAFAVAAVVAVAAAAARPRGVA, from the coding sequence ATGAGCTCCGTCTCCTCCCGTCGCGACGAGCTCGCCCTCAGCGCCGCGGGCCTGTGCCTCATCGGCGCGTGCTACGGACTGGCGCGATTCGCCTACGGCCTGTTCGTGCCGGCGTTCCGGGACGAGTTCACCCTGGGCGCCGCCGCAGCCGGGACGATCGCGGCGGGCGGATACGTCGTCTACTGCGCCGCGATCCTGGCCTCCTCCACGCTCACCCCGCGGCTCGGGGGCCGCGCGGTCGCGGTCGCGGCCGGCTCCCTAGCCACGACCGGAACGCTGACGATCGCGCTGGCGCCGAGCACGCCGGCTCTCGTCCTCGGCGTGCTCCTGGGCGGGGCGAGCACGGGCGTCGTCTCGCCGGCGCTGGCCCACGCGGTCGCCCACACCGTGGCGCAGGAGCGGCAGGGCCGGATCCAGACCGTGATCAATGCCGGCACCGGCATGGGCGTGGCCATCGCCGGACCGATCGCGCTGCTGACCCAGCAGGAATGGCGCGCCGCCTGGCTGGCCTTCGCCGCTCTGAGCGCCCTCGCCACCCTAGGAGCCGCCCTCCGGGTGCCCCGGGGCGAGCGATCGGGCGAGCGCGAGCCGTTGCTCCCGCGACCGCTGCTCCCTGCCGGCAGCGCGCGGCTCACCGTCGCCGCCGCCCTCGCGGGCGTCGCCAGCGCCGCGGTCTGGACGTTCGGACGGGACCTCATGGTCACCGACGGCGGCCTCTCCGAGCAGGGTTCGACCATCGCGTGGATCCTGCTGGGCGCATTCGGCGTGATGGGTGCCGCCGCGGGCGACCTCTCCTCGCGGTACGGCCTCCGCGCCGCCTGGACGGCGACCGCCTTGGTGCTCTCCGGTGCCACCGCCGCCGTGGCGGCCTGGCCCGGGAGCCTCGTCGCCGCCTGCCTCGCGATGGCGGCCTTCGGCGCGGCCTACATCGCCGCGAGCGGCCTGCTCCTGCTGTGGGGCACGCGCGTGCATCCGCGAAGTCCCGCCGCGGGCGTCGGCTGGGGCTTCCTCGTGCTCGCGCTCGGGCAGGCCGTGGGCTCGGTCGCGCTCGGTGCCGTGGCGGAGGCCTCCAGCACTCGGCTCGCCTTCGCGGTGGCGGCCGTGGTGGCGGTCGCGGCTGCTGCCGCGCGACCGCGCGGGGTCGCCTAG
- a CDS encoding TetR/AcrR family transcriptional regulator, with protein MVESAIGHDEALRVPDLTPGARRILDASADLFYRQGIHAVGVDAIAAASGVTKRTLYDRFGSKDALVAAYLQARHAAWWDRLEQRLAGAAAPRVLAVFDAYALDAPAIDRGCGFLNAAGELPAGHPGHAVIRAHKTAVRSKLEELLRADGPDAPDAAALADHLFLLLEGGVAQRGIDGDGRMLAVARDIAERLVG; from the coding sequence ATGGTGGAGTCAGCCATCGGGCACGACGAGGCGCTGCGCGTCCCCGACCTCACGCCCGGCGCCCGGCGGATCCTCGACGCGTCGGCGGACCTGTTCTACCGCCAGGGCATCCACGCGGTGGGCGTCGACGCGATCGCCGCGGCCTCCGGTGTCACCAAGCGCACGCTCTACGACCGGTTCGGCTCCAAGGACGCACTGGTCGCCGCCTACCTGCAGGCTCGCCACGCCGCGTGGTGGGACCGCCTCGAGCAGCGTCTGGCGGGGGCGGCCGCCCCGCGCGTGCTCGCCGTCTTCGACGCCTACGCCCTCGACGCGCCGGCGATCGACCGGGGCTGTGGGTTCCTCAACGCCGCGGGCGAGCTGCCCGCCGGACACCCCGGGCACGCCGTGATCCGGGCCCACAAGACGGCGGTGCGCAGCAAGCTCGAGGAGCTGCTCCGCGCGGACGGCCCCGACGCGCCCGACGCCGCCGCGCTCGCCGATCACCTGTTCCTCCTGCTGGAGGGCGGGGTCGCGCAGCGCGGGATCGACGGCGACGGACGGATGCTCGCCGTGGCGCGGGACATCGCCGAACGGCTCGTCGGCTAA
- a CDS encoding bleomycin resistance protein produces the protein MTETIPILPSADLDVTARFWERFGFTTRGRWDEYLVLRHEDLAIELHFWLDATVDRWTNDVACYVRFPDPEAARACHAQWSRAEVPEPAVLSSPRDEPWGATEFHVIDLHGNLVRVGGFPAA, from the coding sequence GTGACCGAGACCATCCCCATCCTGCCGAGCGCCGACCTCGACGTCACGGCGCGATTCTGGGAGCGCTTCGGCTTCACCACCCGCGGGCGGTGGGACGAGTACCTGGTCCTGCGTCACGAGGACCTCGCGATCGAGCTGCACTTCTGGCTCGACGCCACGGTCGACCGCTGGACGAACGACGTCGCCTGCTACGTCCGCTTCCCCGATCCCGAGGCGGCGCGCGCATGTCACGCGCAGTGGAGTCGCGCCGAGGTCCCGGAGCCGGCGGTCCTGAGCTCCCCGCGCGACGAGCCGTGGGGTGCGACCGAGTTCCACGTAATCGACCTGCACGGGAACCTCGTGCGGGTTGGCGGGTTCCCGGCCGCTTAG
- a CDS encoding phosphoribosylanthranilate isomerase codes for MYVKICGLRTADHAQTAIEAGAHAVGVVMNRTSARRASDDEARAVIEASRGSADTVLVVNDMPAEHAARTARRLGFDVLQLHGRAYGEQDFAAALEVVPRVWRATSLDLDPPLEVGAWGEEVLLLDAPKPGSGERWDLSDLADRAPDGTWMVAGGLSPANVREAVDAVRPWGVDVSSGVETAPGEKSSELIRAFVEAALRA; via the coding sequence GTGTACGTCAAGATCTGCGGCCTCCGCACGGCCGATCACGCGCAGACCGCGATCGAGGCGGGGGCCCACGCTGTCGGCGTGGTGATGAACCGGACCAGCGCGCGCCGCGCCAGCGACGACGAGGCGCGAGCCGTGATCGAGGCCTCGCGTGGCAGCGCCGACACCGTGCTGGTCGTCAACGACATGCCGGCGGAGCACGCCGCGCGCACCGCGCGGCGGCTCGGGTTCGACGTGCTCCAGCTGCACGGCAGGGCCTACGGCGAGCAGGACTTCGCCGCCGCGCTCGAGGTCGTCCCGCGGGTCTGGCGGGCGACCTCGCTCGACCTCGACCCGCCGCTGGAGGTGGGTGCGTGGGGCGAGGAAGTGCTGCTGCTCGACGCGCCGAAGCCGGGGTCGGGGGAGCGGTGGGACCTCTCGGACCTCGCCGATCGCGCGCCGGACGGCACGTGGATGGTCGCCGGGGGCCTCTCCCCGGCGAACGTCCGGGAGGCCGTCGACGCCGTCCGTCCGTGGGGCGTCGACGTCTCGAGCGGTGTGGAGACGGCGCCCGGCGAGAAGTCCTCGGAGCTCATTCGCGCCTTCGTGGAGGCGGCGCTGCGGGCCTGA